Proteins found in one Subtercola endophyticus genomic segment:
- a CDS encoding MmcQ/YjbR family DNA-binding protein gives MKATPADIALICDGLPEVELGTSWGDRPTYKVPRGPKGKGFVIYRAPGKTAIDPSNGEPFTDLLVISVADEDAKLALVQDARLPFFTIDHFSGYNAVLVQQSRLGELDRDRLVEILTEAWAAKAPKTLVDEYFADGSTRRLG, from the coding sequence ATGAAGGCAACGCCGGCTGACATCGCGCTGATCTGCGACGGGCTGCCCGAGGTCGAGCTCGGCACCTCGTGGGGCGATCGGCCGACGTACAAGGTGCCGCGCGGGCCGAAGGGCAAGGGGTTCGTCATCTATCGGGCGCCCGGCAAGACCGCCATCGACCCGTCGAATGGTGAACCGTTCACCGACCTGCTCGTCATCTCGGTGGCCGACGAAGACGCCAAACTGGCGCTGGTTCAGGATGCCCGGCTGCCGTTTTTCACCATCGATCACTTCAGCGGGTACAACGCCGTGCTGGTGCAGCAGAGCAGACTCGGCGAGCTCGATCGAGACCGGCTCGTCGAGATCCTCACGGAGGCGTGGGCGGCCAAGGCGCCGAAGACGCTCGTAGACGAGTACTTCGCCGACGGTTCGACTCGCCGTCTCGGCTGA
- a CDS encoding coiled-coil domain-containing protein, whose protein sequence is MTRPSSTQRGLFSRLRMIGVGFLATALVVTTAVVAAPAASADDYPSWADVQAAQANESAKQDEITKINNIISDLQAKVVAAQQLVAQRTDEDDKAEAALAAGQSKADSLAASAASWKSKADASSRQAALIAAQLARSGGGNNITSLLLGGSSQQQSDLLSQLSSMGKLTQTVTDIYNQAKQDSNEAASVSQQAQVAKDALAGLAAAAQAALQAAAKAQQDMIAALQEQTAHQDELNAQLASLQQNLATTQAQYQAGVAARAAAAAAAAAAAAAAAAAARGSGGAVVVGNVGSDAQALAQELMGDVADGTFHGSTPDHIFEIAWIAQGKEVQNCGIDVTILQALVTAVRAFGSAGVSDINRRCTGQIEGAGIYSNHYRNGGGHAVDFTSVGGMRLDGANNASIALIKTLDPMMPYGSGLGQSECRAAAGTSVSTQNFSGFSDTCDHLHVDDF, encoded by the coding sequence ATGACGAGACCATCCAGTACCCAGCGCGGCCTTTTTTCCCGACTCCGGATGATCGGGGTCGGCTTCTTGGCGACCGCGCTTGTCGTGACGACCGCCGTGGTCGCGGCACCGGCGGCCTCTGCCGACGACTATCCGAGCTGGGCCGATGTTCAAGCCGCGCAGGCGAACGAGTCGGCGAAGCAAGACGAGATCACGAAGATCAACAACATCATCAGCGACCTGCAGGCGAAGGTCGTCGCGGCCCAACAGCTCGTCGCCCAGCGCACGGACGAAGACGACAAGGCCGAAGCCGCCCTCGCAGCGGGCCAGAGCAAGGCCGACTCACTCGCGGCAAGCGCCGCCAGCTGGAAGAGCAAGGCCGACGCCTCGAGCCGACAGGCCGCCCTGATTGCGGCGCAGCTCGCGCGTTCGGGCGGCGGAAACAACATCACCAGCCTGCTGCTCGGCGGCAGTTCGCAGCAGCAGAGCGACCTGCTCTCGCAGCTCAGCTCCATGGGCAAACTGACGCAGACCGTCACCGACATCTACAACCAGGCCAAGCAAGACAGCAACGAGGCCGCTTCGGTCAGCCAGCAGGCGCAGGTGGCGAAGGATGCCCTTGCCGGCCTTGCAGCAGCGGCCCAGGCCGCACTGCAGGCCGCCGCCAAGGCTCAGCAAGACATGATCGCCGCCCTGCAAGAGCAGACGGCGCACCAAGATGAGCTGAACGCGCAGCTCGCCTCGCTGCAGCAGAACCTGGCGACCACCCAAGCGCAGTACCAGGCGGGGGTCGCGGCGCGAGCTGCTGCCGCGGCGGCCGCTGCCGCAGCAGCCGCCGCCGCGGCAGCAGCCGCCCGGGGCAGCGGAGGTGCCGTCGTCGTCGGAAACGTCGGTTCTGACGCTCAAGCGCTGGCGCAGGAGCTCATGGGCGACGTCGCCGACGGCACGTTCCACGGCTCGACGCCCGACCACATCTTCGAGATCGCCTGGATCGCCCAGGGCAAAGAGGTGCAGAACTGCGGCATCGACGTCACCATTCTGCAGGCCCTCGTCACGGCCGTGCGCGCGTTCGGCAGCGCCGGCGTGAGTGACATCAACCGCCGCTGCACGGGTCAGATCGAGGGCGCCGGCATCTACTCCAACCACTACCGCAACGGCGGCGGCCACGCGGTCGACTTCACCTCAGTGGGCGGAATGCGCCTCGACGGCGCGAACAACGCCTCCATCGCGCTCATCAAGACGCTCGACCCGATGATGCCCTACGGATCGGGCCTCGGCCAGAGCGAGTGCCGCGCGGCCGCGGGAACCTCGGTGAGCACGCAGAACTTCTCGGGCTTCTCCGACACCTGCGACCACCTGCACGTCGACGACTTCTAG
- a CDS encoding C40 family peptidase, with product MQSTIPREPRVSRRWRALVVTATIVAVALTAAITPGSPVYATNYPSWNDVVAARGNAAATATEMSQLQSLIAGLQQQVDAAQAAADKAWADNQAAQDALNAGKRKADQLRQQATAAKAQADASRKQATALTAQFARSAGGGDLSMQLLVGGDKSSDLLYQLGAMSKLSETSSKIFAQATKDANDATSLSAQADTAEAALSALADAAQAALNDAVGAQQTLKSALLEQDSHQAELTVQLAALTDTAMKTEADYNAGVEAAREAQVAAEQAAAAAQAAADAAAAAQAAANPAPSQSSSGGSDNSGNSGGSSDSSDNSGSSSSGDSGSGSSDSGSGSSGAVNDAPTQQFDGEAVVAYAEQYVGVVPYSAGASPSAGFGCDGLTQWVYGHFGIALPRLVSRQTAMGIQVSSSEVRAGDLVVWPNQHIGIYDGNGGVIHSPDWGRYVTHNPGLWGSYIFIRIV from the coding sequence ATGCAGTCCACGATCCCCCGCGAGCCCCGTGTGAGCAGGCGCTGGCGAGCCCTCGTGGTCACCGCCACCATCGTCGCGGTCGCGCTGACCGCCGCCATCACGCCGGGCAGCCCGGTCTACGCCACGAACTACCCGAGCTGGAACGACGTCGTCGCAGCCCGCGGAAACGCGGCGGCAACCGCCACCGAGATGTCGCAGCTGCAGTCCCTCATCGCGGGCCTGCAGCAGCAGGTCGACGCCGCGCAAGCAGCCGCAGACAAGGCCTGGGCCGATAACCAGGCGGCTCAGGATGCCCTGAACGCCGGCAAGCGCAAGGCCGACCAATTGCGGCAGCAGGCTACCGCAGCGAAAGCGCAGGCCGACGCCTCCCGCAAGCAGGCCACGGCCCTCACCGCCCAGTTCGCGCGTTCGGCCGGAGGCGGTGACCTCTCGATGCAGCTGCTCGTCGGCGGCGACAAGAGCTCAGACCTGCTCTACCAGCTCGGCGCCATGAGCAAGCTCAGCGAGACCTCGTCGAAGATCTTCGCGCAGGCGACGAAAGACGCCAACGACGCCACCTCGCTCAGCGCTCAGGCCGACACGGCCGAAGCCGCTCTCTCTGCGCTGGCCGATGCCGCACAGGCCGCTCTGAACGACGCCGTCGGCGCCCAGCAGACCCTGAAGTCTGCGCTGCTCGAGCAAGACAGCCACCAGGCCGAACTCACCGTTCAGCTTGCCGCGCTCACTGACACCGCAATGAAGACCGAAGCCGACTACAACGCCGGCGTCGAAGCCGCTCGTGAGGCACAGGTCGCGGCCGAACAGGCCGCAGCAGCCGCACAAGCCGCCGCCGACGCTGCCGCTGCGGCACAGGCCGCTGCGAACCCGGCACCGAGCCAGAGTTCGTCGGGCGGCTCAGACAACTCGGGCAATTCGGGCGGCTCCAGCGATTCATCCGACAACTCCGGCTCGAGTTCGAGCGGCGACAGCGGTTCGGGCAGCAGCGACTCCGGTAGCGGTTCATCGGGCGCGGTCAACGACGCCCCCACCCAGCAGTTCGACGGCGAGGCCGTGGTCGCCTACGCCGAACAGTACGTCGGAGTCGTTCCCTACAGCGCGGGCGCCTCACCCAGCGCCGGCTTCGGCTGCGACGGACTCACCCAGTGGGTCTACGGCCACTTCGGAATCGCCCTGCCCCGCCTCGTCAGCCGCCAGACCGCCATGGGAATCCAGGTGTCCTCGTCTGAGGTTCGCGCCGGAGACCTCGTGGTGTGGCCGAACCAGCACATCGGCATCTACGACGGAAACGGCGGAGTCATCCACTCCCCCGACTGGGGCCGCTACGTCACCCACAACCCGGGCCTCTGGGGCAGCTACATCTTCATTCGCATCGTCTAG
- a CDS encoding HNH endonuclease — translation MRTLVLNAGYEPLGVVSYRRALVLVMNDKAKIVEADDDDPVWATSGAYDRPSVILLTRYVKIPSSRQVPVSRRGVLRRDNQRCVYCGANATTVDHVQPRSRGGKDTWENLVACCLKCNNVKSDKTPAEMGWKLKNPPRMPHHAGWFVRGVERAQPEWENYLQAAA, via the coding sequence ATGCGAACGCTGGTGCTGAACGCGGGATACGAACCGCTGGGTGTTGTCTCATATCGTCGAGCACTGGTGCTCGTCATGAACGACAAGGCGAAGATCGTCGAGGCCGACGACGATGATCCGGTGTGGGCGACGTCTGGCGCCTACGACCGGCCGTCGGTCATCCTGCTCACGCGCTACGTGAAGATCCCCTCGTCGCGGCAAGTGCCGGTGAGCCGCAGGGGAGTGCTGCGCCGCGACAACCAGCGCTGCGTCTACTGCGGGGCGAACGCCACGACGGTCGACCACGTGCAGCCTCGGTCGCGCGGCGGCAAAGACACCTGGGAGAACCTGGTGGCGTGCTGCCTCAAGTGCAACAACGTCAAGAGCGACAAGACTCCCGCCGAGATGGGCTGGAAGCTGAAGAATCCGCCGCGCATGCCGCACCACGCAGGCTGGTTCGTTCGCGGTGTGGAACGGGCTCAGCCCGAGTGGGAGAACTACCTGCAGGCGGCGGCCTGA
- a CDS encoding ZIP family metal transporter: MSSVGIVVLGVLAGATIFIGLPIGRLRNKSTSLRATLNAVTVGILLFLLWDVLTHAVDPLELALTEATTGSGWGPFGALAIIFFGSLAVGLLGLVSYDQWMTRRAHDQDSAVGTSASTDRSSASNRTDVAGFQLSGPLRLREPASRLAFLIAVGIGLHNFSEGLAIGQSAASGQINLALVLVVGFGLHNATEGFGITAPLAGDSRRPSWLQLFILGVIAGGPTFVGTILGQVFINDFVSTAFLALAAGSIIYVILQLVGVALRFGKPAHLYVGLLIGLFAGFATDFVIAAAGV, from the coding sequence ATGAGTTCGGTGGGCATCGTTGTGTTGGGGGTGCTTGCGGGGGCGACGATATTCATTGGTTTGCCCATTGGGCGGTTGAGGAACAAGTCCACTAGTCTGCGGGCGACCTTGAACGCGGTTACCGTCGGGATCCTTCTTTTCTTGCTGTGGGACGTTCTCACCCATGCTGTTGATCCGCTCGAGTTAGCCCTCACGGAGGCCACAACGGGGAGTGGTTGGGGCCCGTTTGGTGCACTCGCGATCATCTTCTTCGGCTCGTTGGCGGTAGGCCTGCTCGGCCTGGTCTCGTACGACCAGTGGATGACGCGCCGCGCCCACGATCAAGACTCGGCGGTCGGCACCTCGGCATCTACCGACCGCTCGTCAGCGAGCAACCGTACAGATGTTGCTGGTTTTCAGCTCTCTGGCCCGCTCCGGTTGCGCGAACCGGCGAGCCGTTTGGCGTTTCTGATTGCTGTGGGGATTGGACTGCACAACTTTTCCGAGGGCCTGGCTATCGGTCAGTCTGCGGCGAGTGGACAGATCAACTTGGCTCTCGTTCTCGTTGTCGGCTTCGGGCTCCATAATGCGACGGAAGGATTCGGCATCACCGCACCGCTGGCCGGTGATTCACGCCGACCGTCGTGGTTGCAGCTCTTCATCCTCGGCGTGATTGCTGGCGGTCCGACATTTGTCGGTACAATTCTCGGCCAGGTTTTCATCAACGATTTCGTCTCGACAGCGTTCTTGGCGTTGGCCGCAGGGTCGATCATTTACGTGATCCTGCAACTTGTCGGGGTTGCCCTCAGATTCGGAAAACCGGCGCATTTGTATGTCGGGCTTCTGATCGGGCTGTTCGCCGGCTTCGCCACAGATTTCGTGATCGCCGCCGCGGGCGTGTAG
- a CDS encoding C40 family peptidase, with product MLTPPRLARRGVVSAIVVAAVGALVATMALPAFAFSTAGAFDPGSSGRALATGQQSLQIGANAAAAPVSRDDYLAPTREELAAAKAKAAAEAAAAAAAAAAQAAALRVATVASAATTGASTPVAVDPPSGPYSGQAVVDYAMQFVGKVPYGAGASPDTSFGCDGLTQYVFGQFGISLPRTVSRQAALGTRIAPEDAQPGDLMIYPIGHVGIYAGPDPTTGRQMMIHSPDWGRYVEYDPVWGSYYFVRLGI from the coding sequence TTGCTTACACCACCCCGTCTCGCCCGTCGCGGAGTCGTCAGCGCCATTGTCGTCGCAGCCGTAGGGGCGCTCGTTGCAACCATGGCGTTGCCGGCGTTCGCCTTCTCGACGGCAGGCGCATTCGACCCCGGCAGCTCCGGTCGTGCACTCGCCACCGGTCAGCAGTCGCTGCAGATCGGTGCGAATGCCGCCGCAGCGCCCGTCAGCCGCGATGACTACCTCGCCCCTACAAGAGAAGAGCTCGCCGCCGCCAAGGCCAAGGCGGCCGCCGAAGCAGCGGCCGCGGCAGCAGCGGCTGCTGCGCAGGCCGCAGCGCTTCGGGTAGCGACGGTCGCGAGCGCCGCCACGACTGGTGCGAGCACCCCCGTTGCCGTCGACCCGCCTTCGGGCCCGTACAGCGGTCAGGCCGTCGTCGACTATGCGATGCAATTCGTCGGCAAGGTGCCGTACGGTGCGGGCGCCAGCCCCGACACGAGTTTCGGGTGCGATGGACTCACGCAATATGTATTCGGACAGTTCGGCATCTCACTGCCGCGCACCGTGAGCAGACAGGCGGCCTTGGGTACTCGAATCGCTCCCGAAGACGCGCAACCGGGCGATCTCATGATCTACCCGATCGGGCACGTCGGCATCTACGCGGGCCCCGATCCGACGACGGGTCGCCAGATGATGATTCATTCGCCCGACTGGGGCCGATACGTCGAATACGACCCAGTGTGGGGCAGCTACTACTTTGTAAGGCTGGGCATCTGA